The proteins below are encoded in one region of Mycobacterium pseudokansasii:
- a CDS encoding 5-oxoprolinase/urea amidolyase family protein: MAILEVLRTGPLAIVEDLGRAGLAHLGVGRSGAADRRSHTLANRLVANPDDRATVEVTFGGFSARVRGGDVDIAVTGADTDPTVNGIMFGTNSIHHVRDGEVISLGTPRAGLRTYLAVRGGICVTPVLGSRSYDVMSAIGPAPLQAGDLLPVGEHTADYPELDQAPVAAFTGDTVELLAIPGPRDDWLVDPDALVHTDWVVSDHSDRVGTRLVGRPLQHRDPDRQLPSEGTTRGALQVPPNGLPVILGPDHPLTGGYPVVGVVIDEDIDKVAQVRPGQHVRLQWARPRTQAR; encoded by the coding sequence ATGGCGATCCTGGAAGTTCTGCGCACCGGCCCGCTGGCCATCGTCGAAGATCTCGGCCGGGCCGGCCTCGCCCATCTCGGTGTCGGCCGCTCCGGAGCCGCCGACCGCCGCTCCCACACCCTGGCCAACCGGCTCGTCGCCAACCCCGACGATCGGGCCACCGTCGAGGTCACCTTCGGCGGGTTCTCGGCACGGGTTCGCGGCGGCGACGTGGACATCGCTGTGACGGGGGCCGACACCGATCCGACTGTCAACGGAATCATGTTCGGCACCAACAGCATTCACCACGTCCGTGATGGCGAGGTGATTTCACTGGGTACGCCGCGCGCCGGGCTTCGGACGTATCTGGCTGTACGCGGCGGTATCTGCGTCACCCCGGTGCTGGGTTCGCGGAGCTACGACGTGATGTCGGCGATCGGCCCTGCGCCGCTGCAAGCCGGCGACCTGCTGCCGGTCGGCGAGCACACCGCCGACTATCCCGAACTCGACCAGGCCCCGGTGGCCGCCTTCACCGGAGACACGGTCGAACTGCTGGCGATACCGGGTCCGCGCGACGACTGGTTGGTCGATCCCGACGCTCTGGTCCACACCGACTGGGTGGTCTCCGACCACAGCGACCGGGTCGGGACGCGGCTGGTCGGGCGTCCGCTGCAGCACCGCGACCCGGACCGCCAGCTGCCCAGTGAGGGCACCACCCGCGGCGCGCTCCAGGTGCCGCCCAATGGCTTACCGGTCATCTTGGGTCCCGATCACCCGCTTACCGGCGGCTATCCGGTGGTGGGTGTGGTGATCGACGAGGACATCGACAAGGTCGCCCAGGTGCGGCCGGGCCAGCACGTGCGGCTGCAATGGGCGAGGCCCCGCACGCAGGCCCGTTAG
- a CDS encoding ABC transporter substrate-binding protein, translated as MQRGWSRRGFLQVAGATGLVAAGISGCSSHESKPGTPGGGAVTITHLFGKTVVKEPPKRVVSAGFTEQDDLLAVGVVPIAVTNWFGDQPFAVWPWAQPKLGAAQPVVLNLDNGIAVDQIAGLKPDLIVAINAGVDADTYQKLSAIAPTIPQSDGDAFFEPWKDQATTIGQAVFQAEQMKSLIDDVDRKFAEVAQKNPQWKGKKALLLQGRLRQGNVIATMAGWRTDFLNQMGLVVSDAIKPYAADRLAVIPPEHIKEVLDSADVLIWSTESPDDQQALLADPAIAAAGSTAQKRHIFTTKDLAGAIAFASPLSYPLVADQLPPQIGAILG; from the coding sequence GTGCAACGGGGATGGAGTCGGCGCGGATTCCTGCAGGTCGCTGGAGCAACGGGGCTCGTCGCCGCCGGGATTTCGGGATGTTCGTCACACGAATCGAAACCGGGCACACCCGGCGGCGGGGCGGTGACCATCACTCACCTTTTCGGCAAGACCGTCGTCAAAGAGCCGCCCAAGCGCGTGGTCAGTGCGGGCTTCACCGAGCAGGACGACTTGCTGGCGGTCGGTGTGGTCCCGATCGCGGTGACCAACTGGTTCGGCGACCAGCCGTTCGCCGTATGGCCGTGGGCCCAACCCAAGCTCGGAGCGGCGCAGCCGGTGGTGTTGAACCTGGACAACGGAATTGCGGTCGATCAGATTGCCGGCCTGAAGCCCGACCTGATCGTGGCCATCAACGCCGGCGTCGACGCCGACACCTATCAGAAGCTGTCGGCGATCGCCCCGACCATCCCGCAGTCCGACGGCGACGCGTTCTTCGAGCCGTGGAAGGACCAGGCAACCACCATCGGCCAGGCGGTTTTCCAGGCCGAGCAGATGAAGTCGCTGATCGACGACGTCGACCGCAAGTTCGCCGAGGTCGCCCAGAAGAATCCGCAATGGAAGGGCAAGAAGGCACTGTTGCTGCAGGGCAGGCTGCGACAGGGCAACGTGATCGCCACCATGGCCGGCTGGCGGACCGACTTCCTCAACCAGATGGGGTTGGTCGTCTCCGACGCCATCAAGCCCTACGCCGCCGACCGGCTCGCGGTCATCCCCCCCGAGCACATCAAAGAGGTGCTCGATTCCGCCGATGTGTTGATCTGGTCCACCGAAAGCCCGGACGACCAACAGGCGTTGCTGGCCGACCCCGCGATAGCGGCCGCGGGGTCGACCGCCCAGAAGCGCCACATCTTCACCACCAAAGACCTGGCCGGCGCGATCGCGTTCGCATCGCCGCTGAGTTATCCTCTGGTGGCCGATCAGCTTCCCCCGCAGATCGGCGCGATCCTGGGCTGA
- a CDS encoding DNA polymerase domain-containing protein: MTRPASLDVAGHRVTITHPDRVVFPGPNGRSGYTKLDLVRYYLSVADGALRGVAGRPMILKRFVNGISEEAVFQKRAPANRPDWVDVAELRYASGTSANEAVIHDPAGLAWVINLGCVDLNPHPVLAADLDHPDELRIDLDPMPGVEWRHIIDVALVVRAVLEDYGLTGWPKTSGSRGFHVYARIAPRWPFSKVRLAAQTVAREVERRVPDAATSRWWKEEREGVFVDFNQNAKDRTVASAYSVRATPDARVSTPLGWDEVPDCHPEDFTLGTVPDRFAELGDPWAGMDDAVGHLDRLLMLTEELGPPERAPTGAGPRAGRRRSSKPLIEVARTKTRDEAMAALDTWRHRHPAAADRLHPADVLVDGMRGPSSIWYRIRINLQHVPPDQRPAQEELIADYSPWPNYPPKPKPTDT, encoded by the coding sequence ATGACCCGTCCGGCATCACTGGACGTCGCCGGACACCGTGTCACCATCACCCATCCGGACCGAGTGGTGTTTCCCGGCCCGAACGGCCGGTCCGGATATACCAAGCTGGATCTGGTTCGTTACTACCTCTCGGTGGCCGATGGCGCGCTGCGCGGCGTGGCCGGCCGCCCGATGATCCTGAAGCGTTTCGTCAATGGCATCTCCGAAGAAGCGGTGTTCCAGAAGCGTGCCCCCGCTAACCGCCCGGACTGGGTCGACGTTGCCGAACTGCGGTACGCGTCGGGCACGTCCGCCAACGAAGCCGTCATCCACGACCCAGCGGGGCTGGCGTGGGTGATCAACCTGGGCTGCGTCGACCTCAATCCGCACCCGGTGCTGGCCGCCGACCTCGACCATCCCGACGAGCTGCGGATCGACCTGGACCCGATGCCGGGCGTCGAGTGGCGGCACATCATCGACGTCGCCCTGGTGGTGCGTGCGGTGCTCGAGGACTACGGCCTGACCGGCTGGCCCAAGACGTCCGGTTCGCGCGGCTTCCATGTGTACGCCCGGATCGCGCCGCGCTGGCCGTTCTCGAAGGTCCGGCTGGCCGCCCAGACCGTTGCGCGCGAAGTCGAACGGCGCGTGCCCGACGCCGCAACCAGCCGCTGGTGGAAGGAAGAACGCGAGGGCGTGTTCGTCGACTTCAACCAGAACGCCAAGGACCGTACGGTCGCGTCGGCTTACTCGGTGCGGGCCACTCCCGACGCCCGGGTATCGACCCCGCTGGGCTGGGACGAGGTGCCCGACTGCCATCCGGAGGACTTCACCCTGGGCACCGTTCCGGACCGGTTCGCCGAGCTGGGTGACCCGTGGGCGGGGATGGACGACGCCGTGGGCCACCTGGACCGGCTGCTCATGCTGACCGAGGAATTGGGGCCGCCGGAAAGGGCGCCCACAGGGGCCGGCCCACGGGCCGGCCGGCGCCGGTCCTCCAAGCCGCTGATCGAGGTCGCCCGCACCAAGACCCGGGACGAGGCGATGGCCGCTCTGGACACCTGGCGCCACCGCCATCCCGCCGCAGCCGACCGGCTGCATCCCGCCGACGTGCTCGTCGACGGGATGCGCGGGCCCAGTTCCATCTGGTACCGGATCCGGATCAACCTGCAGCACGTGCCACCCGACCAGCGACCCGCGCAGGAGGAGCTGATCGCCGACTACAGCCCCTGGCCGAACTATCCGCCCAAGCCGAAACCCACGGACACCTGA
- a CDS encoding GNAT family N-acetyltransferase, translated as MHAQVHTARLVHTADLDGETRQRIHQMVAEAFAGDFTEDDWEHALGGMHALIWHHGAIIAHAAVVQRRLIYHGGALRCGYIEGVAVREDWRGQGLVGALLDASEQVIRGAYQLGALSSSARARRLYASRGWLPWLGPTSVLAPTGPVRTPDDDGAVFVLPVEVTLDTSAGLMCDWRAGDVW; from the coding sequence GTGCACGCCCAGGTCCACACCGCACGCTTGGTGCACACCGCCGATCTGGACGGCGAGACACGCCAGCGCATCCATCAGATGGTGGCCGAAGCCTTTGCCGGCGACTTCACCGAAGACGACTGGGAACATGCCCTGGGCGGGATGCATGCTCTGATCTGGCACCACGGCGCGATCATCGCGCATGCCGCGGTGGTGCAACGGCGGCTGATCTACCATGGCGGCGCGTTACGCTGCGGTTACATCGAAGGCGTTGCAGTACGTGAAGATTGGCGCGGCCAAGGGCTGGTGGGGGCGCTCTTGGACGCCAGCGAGCAGGTGATACGTGGCGCCTATCAACTCGGCGCGCTCAGCTCCTCGGCTCGAGCCCGCAGGCTGTACGCGTCGCGGGGTTGGTTGCCTTGGCTCGGCCCGACGTCGGTGCTGGCGCCCACCGGCCCGGTGCGCACTCCCGACGACGACGGCGCCGTATTCGTCCTGCCGGTCGAGGTCACTCTGGACACATCGGCGGGACTGATGTGCGATTGGCGCGCGGGCGACGTCTGGTAA
- a CDS encoding MFS transporter: MGRNHCLPDWNPEDIAAWEAGNKKIARRNLLCTMAGDHVAFSIWSLWSVMVLFMPASVYGFSAGDKLLLGAVATLVGGCVRIPYTLGIAKFGGRIWTTFSAFVLLIPTAGTIVLLANPGLPLWPYVVCAALTGLGGGNYAASLANVNAFYPQRLKGAALAVNAGVGNLGVAVIQLVGLLVLATAGHEAPYWVCATYLVLLAVVGIMAAVFMDNLEHRIEINHMRSILFDRDTWVISLLYVCTFGSWIGFSFAFGQVLEVNFTANGETAKHASLHAAQIAFVGPLLGSLARIYGGRLADRLGGGRVTLGVLAGMIVAAGMLVGISTYTDYAAATTTTMVGYAVEVVGIIGFMALFILSGMGNGSVFKLIPSVFEARSRSLLVTDAERRHWARAMSGALIGICSAVGALGGVGINLALRESYLRSGTETSAYWAFLASYVVAAILTWMMYVRRPVSETKVHEAKAPVQLARV; encoded by the coding sequence ATGGGCCGCAACCATTGCCTCCCGGACTGGAATCCGGAAGACATCGCGGCCTGGGAAGCCGGTAACAAAAAGATCGCGCGGCGCAATCTGCTGTGCACGATGGCCGGCGACCATGTGGCCTTCTCGATATGGTCCCTGTGGTCGGTGATGGTGTTATTCATGCCGGCATCGGTCTACGGCTTTTCCGCCGGCGACAAGCTGCTGCTCGGCGCGGTCGCCACGCTGGTCGGTGGCTGCGTGCGTATCCCATACACCTTGGGTATCGCGAAGTTCGGCGGCCGCATCTGGACGACGTTCTCGGCATTCGTGCTGCTGATTCCGACCGCCGGCACCATCGTGCTGCTGGCCAACCCCGGACTGCCGCTGTGGCCGTATGTGGTGTGCGCGGCGCTGACCGGGCTGGGCGGCGGCAACTACGCGGCCTCGCTGGCCAATGTCAATGCGTTCTACCCGCAACGGCTCAAGGGTGCGGCGCTGGCCGTCAACGCCGGTGTCGGCAACCTCGGGGTCGCAGTGATCCAACTTGTCGGCCTGTTGGTGCTGGCCACAGCGGGCCACGAGGCACCGTACTGGGTGTGTGCCACGTACCTTGTGCTGCTGGCGGTCGTGGGCATCATGGCGGCGGTGTTCATGGACAATCTCGAGCACCGCATCGAGATCAACCACATGCGGTCGATCCTGTTCGACCGCGACACCTGGGTGATTTCGCTGCTCTACGTTTGTACGTTCGGCTCGTGGATCGGGTTCTCGTTCGCGTTCGGGCAGGTCTTGGAGGTCAATTTCACGGCCAACGGCGAAACCGCGAAGCATGCGTCACTGCACGCCGCCCAAATCGCCTTCGTCGGACCATTATTGGGCTCCCTTGCCCGGATATACGGCGGACGCTTGGCCGATCGCCTCGGCGGCGGTCGCGTCACGCTCGGCGTGCTGGCCGGCATGATCGTGGCCGCCGGGATGCTGGTCGGCATCAGCACTTACACCGACTATGCCGCGGCGACAACCACCACCATGGTGGGCTACGCCGTGGAGGTCGTCGGGATCATCGGATTTATGGCGCTGTTCATCTTGTCCGGAATGGGTAATGGGTCGGTGTTCAAACTGATTCCGTCGGTGTTCGAGGCACGCAGCAGGTCACTGCTGGTCACCGACGCCGAACGCCGCCACTGGGCGCGTGCCATGTCGGGAGCGCTCATCGGAATCTGTTCGGCAGTCGGCGCACTCGGCGGCGTGGGCATCAACCTGGCGCTGCGTGAGTCCTACCTCAGGAGCGGCACCGAGACGTCCGCGTACTGGGCGTTCCTGGCGTCCTACGTCGTTGCCGCGATCCTGACCTGGATGATGTATGTACGCCGGCCGGTTTCGGAAACCAAGGTCCACGAGGCGAAGGCCCCAGTCCAGCTCGCGCGGGTGTGA
- a CDS encoding uroporphyrinogen-III synthase, giving the protein MAQRNSEPLRGFRIAVTSARRADELCALLRRQGAEVCSAPAISMIALPDDDELYRNTQALIADPPDILVAHTGIGVRGWIAAAEGWGLAGGLVGVLSAARVISRGPKATGELRAAGLREEWSPDSESSLEVLDYLLRSGVSGKRIAVQLHGATDDWDPFPEFVGGLRSAGAEVVPIRVYRWKPTPLGGEFDQLVAGIGRRQFDAVSFTSAPAAAAVLERGRQLGIEEQLLAALRNDVHAMCVGPVTSRPLTRKGIPTSAPERMRLGALARHIAEELPRLGSCTLTAAGHVVDIRGTCVLVDDSIKTLPASGMAILRALARRPGDVVGRDELLAVLPGNGDDTHAVDTAVLRLRTALGDKNIIATVVKRGYRLAVDTQDDE; this is encoded by the coding sequence ATGGCCCAGCGGAACTCTGAGCCACTGCGGGGCTTCCGCATTGCAGTGACATCGGCTCGCCGCGCCGACGAGCTGTGCGCGTTGCTGCGCCGTCAGGGTGCCGAGGTATGCAGTGCCCCGGCGATCTCGATGATCGCGCTGCCCGACGACGACGAACTCTACCGCAACACCCAGGCGTTGATTGCCGATCCGCCGGACATACTGGTGGCGCATACCGGCATCGGCGTTCGGGGCTGGATAGCCGCCGCCGAGGGGTGGGGGCTGGCCGGTGGGCTGGTCGGGGTGCTGTCTGCGGCCCGGGTCATATCTCGCGGGCCGAAAGCCACCGGGGAGTTGCGCGCCGCCGGGTTACGCGAGGAATGGTCCCCGGACTCGGAGTCGTCGCTGGAGGTCTTGGACTACCTGCTGCGATCCGGCGTATCCGGGAAGCGAATCGCCGTCCAACTGCATGGCGCCACCGACGATTGGGACCCGTTCCCGGAGTTTGTCGGCGGGTTGCGCTCGGCGGGTGCCGAAGTGGTGCCTATCCGGGTATACCGCTGGAAGCCAACACCATTGGGTGGCGAGTTCGACCAGTTGGTCGCCGGCATTGGCCGACGACAGTTCGACGCGGTCAGTTTCACCTCGGCACCAGCCGCGGCGGCGGTACTGGAGCGGGGCCGCCAGTTGGGTATCGAGGAGCAGCTATTGGCGGCGCTGCGCAACGATGTGCACGCGATGTGCGTGGGCCCGGTCACATCGCGCCCCTTGACCCGAAAAGGCATCCCCACGTCGGCTCCGGAACGAATGCGATTGGGAGCCTTGGCCCGGCATATCGCCGAGGAATTGCCACGGCTCGGATCGTGCACCCTCACCGCCGCGGGGCACGTCGTCGATATCCGCGGGACCTGCGTGTTGGTCGACGATTCCATCAAGACGCTGCCGGCATCGGGAATGGCGATTCTGCGAGCGCTGGCCCGACGCCCCGGCGACGTCGTCGGGCGCGACGAACTGCTCGCCGTGTTACCCGGCAACGGCGACGACACCCATGCCGTCGACACCGCCGTGCTGCGGCTGCGAACGGCACTGGGCGACAAGAACATCATTGCAACGGTGGTCAAACGCGGCTACCGGCTGGCCGTCGACACGCAGGACGACGAATGA
- a CDS encoding NarK family nitrate/nitrite MFS transporter, whose product MTSAPVIQQAPPRAPYVEGPWIDDWRPEDPEFWERTGRPIARRNLVFSIFAEHIGFSVWMLWSIVVVHMTAVGGHPAASGWALSASQALCLVAVPSGVGALLRLPYTFAVPIFGGRNWTIISATLLVVPCLLLSWAVSHPGIPFVLLVVIAATAGVGGGNFASSMANISFFFPERDKGWALGLNAAGGNIGVAVVQKVIPSVVVAGGGVALARAGLLLVPLAVAAAVCAYLFMNNLTEAKADVKPVWQALRHADTWVLSLLYIGTFGSFIGYSAAFPTLLTSVFGRGDIALGWAFLGAAIGSVIRPLGGRLADRIGGARITAGSFVMLAVGAAAALWSVQAVDFPLFFLSFMFLFVATGIGNGSTYRMISRIFTVKGELAGGDPDTMVQMRRQAAGALGVISAVGALGGFLVPLAYAWSKAQFGSIEPALRCYLVFFLGLLIVTWYRYLRRGAATSRI is encoded by the coding sequence ATGACCAGCGCCCCGGTGATCCAGCAGGCCCCACCGCGCGCGCCTTATGTCGAAGGTCCCTGGATTGACGACTGGCGCCCGGAAGACCCCGAGTTCTGGGAGCGCACGGGCAGACCGATTGCCCGTCGTAACCTCGTTTTCTCCATCTTCGCCGAGCACATCGGTTTCAGCGTGTGGATGCTGTGGAGCATCGTGGTGGTGCATATGACGGCCGTCGGTGGCCACCCGGCCGCCTCTGGCTGGGCGCTGTCGGCCAGCCAGGCGCTCTGTCTGGTCGCGGTGCCCAGCGGGGTCGGTGCGTTGCTGCGGTTGCCCTACACATTTGCCGTCCCGATCTTCGGTGGCCGCAACTGGACGATCATCTCGGCAACTTTGTTGGTGGTTCCCTGTCTGCTGCTGTCGTGGGCGGTAAGTCATCCCGGCATCCCGTTCGTGCTGCTGGTCGTGATCGCCGCGACGGCGGGGGTAGGGGGCGGCAACTTCGCCTCCTCGATGGCCAACATCTCGTTCTTCTTCCCGGAGCGTGACAAGGGCTGGGCGCTGGGTCTCAACGCGGCCGGGGGCAACATCGGGGTTGCAGTGGTGCAGAAGGTCATTCCGTCGGTCGTGGTCGCCGGCGGCGGCGTGGCGCTGGCACGTGCCGGATTGTTGCTCGTCCCGCTGGCCGTGGCCGCCGCGGTGTGTGCCTATCTGTTCATGAACAACCTCACCGAGGCCAAAGCTGACGTGAAACCCGTTTGGCAGGCATTGCGGCACGCCGACACCTGGGTCTTGTCGTTGTTGTACATCGGCACTTTCGGATCCTTCATCGGCTACTCCGCTGCCTTTCCGACCTTGCTGACCAGCGTCTTCGGCCGCGGCGACATCGCGTTGGGCTGGGCTTTCCTGGGCGCTGCCATCGGATCCGTCATCCGTCCGCTGGGTGGCAGGCTCGCTGATCGGATCGGCGGTGCCCGGATCACCGCCGGCAGCTTCGTCATGCTCGCGGTCGGAGCGGCAGCGGCGCTGTGGTCGGTTCAAGCGGTCGACTTTCCGCTGTTCTTCCTGAGCTTCATGTTCTTGTTCGTGGCCACCGGCATCGGCAACGGATCGACCTACCGGATGATCTCCCGGATTTTCACGGTCAAAGGTGAGCTCGCGGGCGGTGACCCCGACACCATGGTCCAGATGCGCCGCCAGGCCGCGGGTGCGTTGGGCGTCATCTCCGCGGTCGGTGCCCTGGGCGGGTTTCTGGTGCCCCTGGCGTATGCGTGGTCCAAGGCGCAGTTCGGCAGTATCGAACCGGCGCTGCGCTGCTACCTGGTCTTCTTCCTGGGCCTGCTGATCGTGACGTGGTACCGCTACCTGCGCAGGGGAGCCGCGACGAGTCGGATTTGA
- the nirD gene encoding nitrite reductase small subunit NirD — MTLINDIQVWTTACAYDHLIPGRGVGVLLDDGSQAALFRLDDGSVRAVGNVDPFSGAAVLSRGIVGDRGGRVTVQSPILKQAFALDDGSCLDDPRVSVPVYPARVTPEGHIQVARIAA; from the coding sequence ATGACACTTATCAACGACATTCAGGTGTGGACCACCGCGTGTGCGTACGACCACCTCATTCCCGGCCGTGGTGTCGGTGTGCTGCTCGACGACGGGAGCCAGGCGGCGCTGTTCCGGCTGGACGACGGCTCGGTGCGCGCGGTGGGCAACGTGGACCCGTTCTCCGGCGCGGCCGTGCTGTCCCGCGGAATCGTCGGAGATCGCGGCGGACGGGTCACGGTCCAATCACCGATTCTCAAGCAGGCTTTCGCGCTCGACGACGGTAGCTGCCTGGACGATCCGCGGGTGTCGGTACCGGTTTACCCGGCGCGCGTCACACCCGAGGGCCACATCCAGGTCGCGCGGATCGCAGCCTGA
- a CDS encoding sirohydrochlorin chelatase — protein sequence MSLILTAHGTRRPAGVAMIGDLAARVSALVDQTVHVAFVDVLGPTPREVLSALSPAAVSAQHAILVPAFLSRGYHVRTDLPAHVTASGHPAVTVTPALGPSREITRILAHQLVKSGWRRTDSVILAAAGTSDHRAHADLHTARTFLSTLTGSHVELAFAATGGPDACTAVADARRSGARRVVVVSYLLAEGLFQERLRACGADLVTPPLGEHPGLARLIAGRFRSAIRCRWGSRRMQRMPN from the coding sequence ATGAGTCTGATCCTCACGGCACACGGCACCCGCAGACCGGCCGGTGTCGCCATGATCGGCGACCTTGCCGCACGGGTAAGCGCATTGGTCGACCAGACCGTGCACGTTGCGTTTGTCGACGTGCTGGGACCCACCCCCCGCGAAGTGCTCTCCGCATTGTCCCCCGCAGCGGTATCGGCCCAACACGCAATCCTGGTGCCCGCCTTCCTGTCTCGCGGATACCACGTCCGAACCGACCTGCCGGCTCACGTCACAGCCAGCGGCCATCCGGCCGTCACCGTCACCCCGGCATTGGGACCCAGCCGGGAGATCACCAGAATCCTGGCCCACCAGCTAGTGAAATCCGGTTGGCGTCGAACCGATTCGGTGATCTTGGCGGCGGCGGGAACATCGGACCACCGAGCGCACGCCGACCTGCACACCGCTCGGACGTTCCTGTCGACGCTTACCGGATCCCACGTGGAGCTGGCGTTCGCGGCCACCGGCGGTCCGGATGCATGCACGGCAGTTGCCGACGCCCGCCGAAGCGGTGCGCGCCGCGTCGTGGTCGTCTCTTATCTGCTGGCCGAAGGTCTGTTTCAAGAACGACTACGCGCCTGCGGCGCCGATCTGGTGACGCCGCCGCTGGGCGAGCATCCAGGATTGGCGCGGTTGATCGCTGGACGATTCCGCAGTGCCATCCGGTGTCGATGGGGCAGCCGGCGAATGCAACGCATGCCGAACTAG
- a CDS encoding 5-oxoprolinase subunit B family protein encodes MSVTNLSSDPAADAVTRTVLDYGDQALMVQCDSTAEVLAWTDALRAAALPGVVDIVPALRTVLVKLAAPRFQGVTRQRLRRLPVGSAAAPTDRRGDHPVIDVVYDGPDLAEVAAHTGLTAAQIINAHTTTPWRVGFNGFSPGFAYLIGGDPRLRVPRKSEPRTVVPAGSVALAGEFSAIYPRQSPGGWQIIGHTEAVLWDVTRPNPALLMQGMWVRFRAA; translated from the coding sequence ATGAGCGTGACGAACCTCTCCAGCGACCCCGCAGCCGACGCGGTGACGCGCACCGTTCTGGACTACGGCGACCAGGCCCTGATGGTGCAATGTGACAGTACCGCTGAGGTTTTGGCGTGGACCGACGCACTGCGCGCGGCGGCCCTGCCGGGAGTGGTCGACATCGTTCCGGCTTTGCGGACGGTGTTGGTCAAACTGGCCGCACCCCGCTTCCAAGGGGTTACCCGCCAGCGGCTGCGCCGGTTGCCGGTCGGCTCTGCGGCAGCACCGACGGATCGCCGGGGCGATCACCCCGTCATCGACGTCGTCTACGACGGCCCGGATCTCGCCGAGGTCGCCGCCCACACCGGCCTGACCGCCGCACAGATCATCAACGCCCACACCACAACCCCGTGGCGGGTGGGATTCAACGGGTTCTCGCCCGGTTTCGCCTACCTCATCGGCGGCGACCCACGGCTGCGGGTGCCTCGCAAGTCCGAACCGCGAACCGTGGTGCCGGCCGGATCGGTCGCTCTCGCAGGCGAATTCAGCGCGATATATCCTCGCCAGTCGCCGGGCGGGTGGCAGATCATCGGCCACACCGAAGCCGTCTTGTGGGACGTCACCAGACCCAACCCCGCGCTGCTCATGCAGGGCATGTGGGTGCGGTTCCGGGCTGCGTAA